One stretch of Pseudoramibacter sp. DNA includes these proteins:
- a CDS encoding ABC transporter substrate-binding protein has translation MKKQKHQKWLWILIAAAAAAVLIAVLKNRVNITTYRDSRQEGTKVYTVGIIQSKSGSYADQMVQGTMDAMTDIFGSSHVKFTEKRVKTQKAAQKAAAQMAKNKALIVTSGTKALMGAEKATSTVPIVSVGVVNFQRALGMTVSSNWDYRTGRNVTGVVGEPSLPDTLSMLIEVTPDLKTVGMIRDPNDSDSVYQCDKMKTMLDQAGIGSKVYDLAKTSSDSDAESLASTAVSECSALYFPMNCGLSAQASVIAPIAAASGVSTVAGDASVGRHVLATLYTDPYNQGYRAGKMTYGILVDKNNPKRTHVKIFNSGASQKLYQKTLAAQMNKTFPKSFSEIGSYLSHYDPTEVTTRINAGDTQQGNY, from the coding sequence GTGAAAAAACAAAAACATCAAAAATGGCTTTGGATTCTCATTGCGGCGGCTGCAGCGGCAGTGTTGATCGCGGTGCTTAAAAACCGCGTCAACATCACGACGTACAGAGATTCCAGACAGGAAGGTACGAAGGTTTACACCGTCGGCATCATCCAGTCCAAGTCGGGATCTTACGCCGACCAGATGGTTCAGGGCACCATGGATGCCATGACGGACATTTTCGGCTCGAGCCATGTGAAGTTTACGGAAAAGCGGGTCAAGACCCAGAAGGCAGCCCAGAAAGCTGCGGCGCAGATGGCCAAAAACAAAGCCCTTATCGTCACCAGCGGCACCAAGGCCCTCATGGGAGCTGAAAAGGCCACGTCGACTGTCCCCATCGTCAGTGTGGGGGTGGTGAACTTCCAGCGGGCCCTGGGCATGACCGTCAGCAGCAACTGGGACTACCGCACCGGCCGCAACGTCACCGGCGTCGTGGGCGAACCGAGCCTGCCGGACACGCTGTCGATGCTCATCGAAGTGACCCCGGACCTCAAAACCGTGGGCATGATCCGGGACCCGAACGATTCGGACAGCGTTTATCAGTGCGACAAAATGAAAACCATGCTCGATCAGGCGGGCATCGGCAGCAAAGTCTACGATCTGGCGAAAACCAGCAGCGACAGCGACGCAGAAAGTCTGGCGTCGACGGCGGTGTCTGAATGCAGCGCCCTGTACTTCCCGATGAACTGCGGCCTCAGCGCTCAGGCGTCGGTGATCGCGCCCATCGCGGCGGCGTCGGGCGTATCGACGGTGGCCGGAGACGCGTCTGTGGGCCGCCACGTGCTGGCCACGCTGTACACGGATCCCTACAATCAGGGGTACCGCGCCGGCAAAATGACTTACGGCATTCTCGTGGATAAAAACAATCCGAAGCGCACCCACGTCAAGATTTTCAATTCCGGGGCGTCCCAGAAACTGTATCAGAAAACCCTGGCGGCGCAGATGAACAAGACTTTCCCCAAGTCTTTCAGCGAAATCGGCAGTTACCTGAGTCATTACGATCCGACGGAGGTGACGACGCGGATCAATGCCGGAGACACCCAGCAGGGAAATTATTAA
- a CDS encoding 6-pyruvoyl trahydropterin synthase family protein yields the protein MYTLKTKGHFDAAHFLKGYRGKCANLHGHRWTVTAEIQGASLQTDLQHRGMLVDFGDLKKDLSALCGACDHCLIYEDGSLSDTALQALNGEGFRLKAVPFRPTAENLAAWFAGKMADQGYDVRRVEVYETPDNMAAYEPERNGD from the coding sequence ATGTACACGTTAAAGACAAAGGGCCATTTTGATGCGGCCCATTTCTTAAAAGGCTACCGCGGCAAATGCGCGAACCTCCACGGCCACCGCTGGACCGTGACGGCGGAAATCCAGGGCGCGTCCCTTCAGACCGATCTTCAGCACCGGGGTATGCTCGTCGATTTCGGCGATTTGAAAAAAGATTTAAGCGCATTGTGCGGCGCCTGCGACCACTGCCTGATTTATGAAGACGGCAGCCTGTCGGACACCGCCCTTCAGGCTTTGAACGGCGAAGGCTTTCGCCTGAAAGCAGTGCCTTTCAGACCTACGGCCGAAAATTTGGCGGCGTGGTTTGCCGGAAAGATGGCAGACCAAGGCTACGACGTCCGCCGCGTTGAAGTCTACGAAACCCCGGACAATATGGCGGCCTACGAACCGGAAAGGAATGGTGATTAA
- the queE gene encoding putative 7-carboxy-7-deazaguanine synthase QueE: protein MNVQVAEKFISIDGEGPHAGELAAFIRFKGCNLNCTYCDTKWANVKNCTAAEESAEDLVRWVRDEGIDNVTLTGGEPLLQKDIQHLISALLDQGCRVEIETNGSIDLAPFCEDPKHRPVFTVDCKLMSSGAACVRAMRPENYRLLNGHDSVKFVCGSLEDLKRAQAIIAKYDLDQICHVFLSPVFGEISPKTIVAFMKDKRLNGVRLQLQLHKMIWNPAARGV, encoded by the coding sequence ATTAACGTGCAGGTCGCGGAAAAATTTATCAGCATCGACGGGGAAGGCCCCCACGCCGGGGAACTGGCGGCATTTATTCGGTTTAAGGGGTGCAACCTGAACTGCACCTACTGCGACACCAAGTGGGCCAATGTTAAAAACTGCACCGCCGCCGAAGAAAGCGCCGAAGATCTGGTGCGCTGGGTGCGGGATGAAGGCATCGACAACGTCACCCTGACCGGGGGCGAGCCGCTGCTTCAAAAGGATATTCAGCATTTAATCAGCGCCCTTTTAGATCAGGGCTGCCGGGTCGAAATCGAGACCAACGGCTCCATCGATCTCGCGCCGTTTTGTGAAGACCCGAAACACCGGCCGGTGTTCACTGTGGACTGCAAGCTCATGAGCAGCGGGGCGGCCTGTGTGCGGGCCATGCGGCCGGAAAATTACAGACTTCTCAACGGCCACGACAGCGTCAAATTTGTGTGTGGCAGTTTGGAAGATTTAAAACGGGCCCAGGCCATCATCGCGAAATACGATCTCGACCAGATCTGCCACGTTTTTCTGAGCCCGGTTTTTGGCGAAATTTCACCGAAAACCATCGTGGCCTTTATGAAAGACAAACGTCTCAACGGGGTGCGCCTCCAGCTTCAGCTGCACAAGATGATCTGGAATCCGGCGGCCCGGGGCGTTTGA
- a CDS encoding RrF2 family transcriptional regulator, with translation MMLITKETDYAMRLIRGLSDGKKHTVGMLACSEKVPRQYAYKILKKLEGGRIVVITRGADGGYQLARPLSEMTLYDVMEALGDTPGVAACVGSADYACTWCENHEEACRVKGHLLAIQRQLSDVLKAHSLREILFDPAKPVLFDPKETQIKTKTKEVG, from the coding sequence ATGATGCTCATTACAAAGGAAACAGATTATGCGATGCGTTTGATCCGGGGGCTCTCCGACGGGAAAAAGCATACGGTCGGAATGCTGGCCTGTTCGGAAAAAGTCCCGAGACAATACGCGTATAAAATTTTGAAAAAACTCGAAGGTGGCCGGATCGTGGTCATCACCCGGGGCGCCGACGGCGGCTATCAGCTGGCCCGTCCTCTCTCGGAAATGACCCTTTACGACGTGATGGAAGCCCTGGGCGATACGCCGGGGGTGGCCGCGTGCGTGGGAAGTGCGGATTACGCCTGCACCTGGTGTGAAAATCATGAAGAAGCCTGCCGGGTGAAAGGCCACCTCCTTGCGATTCAGCGCCAGCTTTCAGATGTCCTCAAGGCCCACAGCCTGCGGGAAATTTTGTTTGATCCGGCAAAACCGGTTCTCTTTGACCCAAAAGAAACACAGATAAAAACAAAAACTAAAGAAGTAGGTTGA
- a CDS encoding HD domain-containing protein, producing MQEIDQERLQQQLDFILEIDKEKNVFRQTHLSGGGRAENDAEHAWHMAVMMALLSEYANDDFDLARGMLMCLIHDIVEIDAGDTYAYDEQAKTTQNDREEKAADRIFGLLPEDQAQKFRELFEEFDAGTTPEARFARVMDNVQPVLLNDANGGGDWLRHGVHRGQIEKRQQKTKQGSRSLYQLVEAIIDRNVAAGHIAPDESKTQKQE from the coding sequence ATGCAGGAAATCGATCAGGAAAGGCTGCAGCAGCAGCTGGATTTCATTTTGGAAATCGACAAAGAAAAAAACGTGTTCCGCCAGACCCATTTGAGCGGCGGCGGACGGGCCGAAAACGACGCCGAACACGCCTGGCACATGGCTGTCATGATGGCGCTTTTGTCCGAATACGCGAACGATGACTTCGATCTGGCTCGGGGCATGCTCATGTGCCTGATTCACGACATCGTCGAAATTGATGCCGGAGACACCTACGCCTACGATGAACAGGCGAAAACGACCCAGAACGATCGGGAAGAAAAGGCGGCGGACCGGATTTTCGGCCTGCTCCCTGAAGATCAGGCCCAAAAATTCAGAGAGCTTTTCGAAGAGTTTGACGCCGGCACGACCCCGGAAGCGCGGTTTGCCCGGGTGATGGACAATGTCCAGCCGGTGCTTCTCAACGACGCCAACGGCGGCGGCGACTGGCTGCGCCACGGCGTTCACCGGGGACAGATCGAAAAGCGCCAGCAGAAAACGAAGCAGGGCTCCCGTTCCCTTTATCAGCTGGTCGAGGCCATCATCGACCGGAATGTGGCAGCAGGCCATATCGCGCCAGATGAAAGTAAAACGCAAAAACAGGAGTAG
- a CDS encoding LTA synthase family protein, with the protein MGEDRKKDPRIAKSSESIEDLKDEDQLKEDRQALEALNQKASGKEKLAKGLKTLGLYLRYAFKKIGRGADQLGEKMAGPDQYFNDHAILLHIPLSILVVFIIELVSRHSFAGVFQFMTRHTIAFLYNCLVVYLIYSVTFLVRRRSALRVLITGVLLLLGVINGILLLSRVSPFGFTDFTMISDLLTMKSSKYVSGALTAVVLLGVVLFLIYVVFLFFKGQKQKGKRPFWMRLVAVALCIAAIPGSTVFLQKQHELSSYFGNLAQGYSDYGFLYGFGNSIFGRGMSKPWNYSDKSVKKITSSTNMGKTVWINGKKVNVVVVLLESFLDPTEVKYLSMSKDPIPYFHSLESNYSSGYLEVPVVGAGTCNTEFEMLTGMSMQFFGPGEYPQKTILKKVQSVESYASDLKKLGIKSHVVHNNGANFYSRKNAFSKMGFDTFTSKEMLDITKKEYNPIKTWPTDDILIDSTKQAMDSTKGKDFVYTITVATHGNYPDYKVFANPDVKVKAKGKDQALDYKWEYYVNMLYREDQWIKNYISMLKSRKEPTLVIMFGDHVPSMDLTNQEVKSGDIFKTKYITWNNFGMKKEDMNLASYDLLAEMFDRLGVHGGTVMNYHQKMLQDGAQYGSLSYMRGLKMLQYDLLYGKRYAYNGKNPYPATNIKMGINDVKIDRVYTYDNRVHLFGENFTRWSKVFVNGKQISTKYKSGQHLSISVDDVRQGDKIQVNQMGSGDDVLRSSNKVTYSAPTVSAQ; encoded by the coding sequence ATGGGAGAAGACAGAAAAAAAGATCCGAGAATTGCCAAATCCTCTGAAAGCATTGAAGATCTGAAAGACGAAGATCAATTAAAAGAAGACCGGCAGGCCCTGGAAGCCCTCAATCAGAAAGCCTCGGGCAAAGAAAAGCTCGCGAAAGGGCTGAAGACCCTGGGCCTTTATCTGCGCTACGCCTTTAAAAAAATCGGCCGGGGCGCGGATCAGCTGGGTGAAAAGATGGCCGGCCCGGATCAGTATTTCAACGATCACGCGATTCTGCTCCACATTCCCCTGTCGATTCTGGTCGTCTTCATCATCGAACTGGTGTCGCGGCATTCTTTTGCCGGCGTCTTTCAATTTATGACCCGCCACACCATCGCCTTTCTCTACAACTGTCTGGTGGTGTATCTGATCTATTCCGTGACGTTTCTGGTCAGAAGGCGCAGCGCCCTGAGAGTTCTCATCACCGGGGTGCTGCTGCTCCTCGGGGTGATCAATGGCATTCTGCTGCTGAGCCGGGTGTCACCCTTCGGGTTTACGGACTTCACGATGATTTCGGATCTGCTCACGATGAAGAGCAGCAAGTACGTGTCCGGCGCCCTGACCGCCGTGGTGCTTTTGGGCGTGGTTCTGTTTCTCATCTATGTGGTCTTTCTGTTCTTCAAGGGACAGAAGCAAAAGGGAAAACGCCCGTTTTGGATGCGCCTCGTCGCCGTCGCCCTGTGCATCGCGGCGATTCCGGGATCGACGGTGTTTCTGCAGAAACAGCACGAACTCAGCTCTTATTTCGGCAACCTGGCCCAGGGCTATTCGGACTACGGCTTCCTCTACGGCTTCGGCAACAGCATTTTCGGCCGGGGCATGAGCAAGCCGTGGAATTATTCTGACAAGTCTGTGAAGAAGATCACGTCGAGCACCAATATGGGCAAAACGGTGTGGATCAACGGCAAGAAAGTGAACGTCGTCGTGGTGCTTCTGGAATCCTTTTTAGATCCCACAGAAGTGAAGTATTTGTCGATGTCCAAAGACCCGATCCCGTATTTCCACTCCCTGGAATCCAATTACTCCTCGGGCTATCTGGAAGTGCCGGTGGTGGGCGCGGGCACCTGCAACACCGAATTTGAAATGCTCACCGGCATGTCCATGCAGTTCTTCGGCCCCGGGGAATATCCCCAGAAGACGATCTTAAAGAAAGTCCAGAGTGTCGAAAGCTACGCTTCGGATCTTAAGAAGCTCGGCATCAAGAGCCACGTCGTGCACAACAACGGGGCCAATTTCTACAGCCGGAAGAACGCTTTTTCAAAGATGGGCTTTGACACCTTCACGTCCAAGGAAATGCTGGACATCACGAAAAAAGAATACAACCCCATTAAGACCTGGCCCACCGACGACATCCTCATTGATTCGACCAAACAGGCCATGGATTCGACCAAGGGCAAGGATTTTGTCTACACCATCACCGTGGCGACCCACGGCAATTATCCCGACTATAAGGTCTTTGCCAATCCGGACGTCAAGGTCAAGGCCAAAGGCAAAGACCAGGCCCTGGACTACAAATGGGAATACTACGTCAACATGCTGTACCGGGAAGACCAGTGGATCAAGAATTACATCAGCATGCTCAAGAGCCGCAAGGAACCGACTTTGGTCATCATGTTCGGCGACCACGTCCCGAGCATGGACCTCACCAATCAGGAAGTGAAAAGCGGCGATATCTTCAAGACCAAGTACATCACCTGGAACAATTTCGGCATGAAGAAAGAAGACATGAATTTAGCGTCTTATGATCTCCTCGCCGAAATGTTTGACCGCCTCGGGGTTCACGGCGGAACGGTGATGAATTACCACCAGAAAATGCTGCAGGATGGCGCCCAATACGGTTCGCTCTCTTACATGCGCGGCCTGAAGATGCTCCAGTACGATCTGCTCTACGGCAAGCGCTACGCCTACAACGGCAAAAACCCCTATCCGGCGACCAATATCAAAATGGGCATCAACGACGTGAAGATCGACCGGGTTTACACCTACGACAACCGGGTGCACCTCTTCGGCGAAAACTTCACGCGGTGGAGCAAGGTCTTTGTCAACGGCAAGCAGATCTCGACGAAATATAAGAGCGGCCAGCATCTGTCCATCAGCGTGGACGACGTGCGCCAGGGCGACAAGATTCAGGTGAATCAGATGGGCTCCGGAGACGATGTGCTCCGTTCTTCCAATAAAGTGACGTATTCGGCGCCGACGGTCAGCGCGCAGTAG
- the queC gene encoding 7-cyano-7-deazaguanine synthase QueC, which yields MTLKKGQRALVLTSGGVDSSTALALAVDRLGADHVTALSIQYGQKHDKEIQAAKAVSAHYGVEQLFLDLTPIFAYSDCALLKGSDQAIPEESYADQIEKTEGKKPVSTYVPFRNGLFLSSAASIALSKDCDVILYGAHADDAAGFAYPDCSSAFNDAMNRAIYEGSGHQLEIYAPFVDRDKAGVVKLGLELGVPYELTWSCYEGGDEPCGKCGTCIDRAAAFAANGVADPALQKSRKKEK from the coding sequence ATGACATTAAAAAAAGGACAGCGGGCATTGGTGCTGACCAGCGGCGGCGTCGACTCGTCGACGGCCCTGGCCCTGGCGGTGGACCGCCTAGGCGCAGACCACGTCACGGCGCTGTCGATTCAGTACGGACAGAAACACGACAAGGAAATTCAGGCGGCCAAGGCCGTTTCGGCGCACTACGGCGTGGAACAGCTCTTCCTCGATCTGACGCCGATTTTCGCCTACAGCGACTGCGCCCTGCTCAAGGGGTCGGATCAGGCCATTCCTGAAGAAAGCTACGCCGATCAGATTGAAAAGACCGAAGGCAAGAAACCGGTGTCCACCTACGTGCCCTTCCGCAACGGGCTGTTCCTGTCCTCGGCGGCGAGCATCGCCCTGTCCAAGGACTGCGACGTGATTCTCTACGGCGCCCACGCCGACGACGCGGCGGGTTTTGCCTATCCCGACTGTTCATCGGCCTTTAACGACGCGATGAACCGCGCTATTTACGAAGGTTCCGGCCATCAGCTTGAAATTTACGCACCCTTTGTGGACCGGGACAAGGCCGGCGTGGTGAAGCTGGGGCTGGAACTGGGGGTGCCCTACGAACTGACGTGGTCGTGCTACGAAGGCGGGGATGAGCCCTGCGGCAAATGCGGGACGTGCATCGACCGGGCGGCGGCCTTTGCCGCCAACGGCGTCGCAGATCCGGCCCTTCAGAAAAGCCGTAAAAAAGAAAAATAA
- a CDS encoding branched-chain amino acid aminotransferase, with product MDIKFVKAKTLKEKPDQNNLPFGRIFTDYMFTMDYDQDNGWHNAQIVPYGPISLEPSACVFHYAQEVFEGTKAYKTPDGHVQLFRPQENFARLNRSAKRMCIPPIDEDFALEALKKLVEIEKDWIPTAPGTSLYIRPFIIATENYIGVHVSNTYKFFIILCPVGSYYEDGLKPAVMHIEQVYARTVVGGTGEAKCGGNYAGSLAATQKANEEGYEETLWLDGATRKNIEEVGSCNVMFKIDGKFVTPKLTGTILPGITRKSIIQLLKSWGETVEERILPIQELLDDYHAGKVEEVFGMGTAAVVAPIGKLNYAGEDMVFNNDEIGPYAQKIYDTLVGIQHGTVEDPFNWVVKVC from the coding sequence ATGGATATCAAATTTGTCAAAGCCAAAACATTAAAAGAAAAGCCGGACCAGAACAACCTGCCTTTCGGCCGCATCTTTACTGATTATATGTTCACGATGGATTACGATCAGGACAACGGCTGGCACAATGCCCAGATCGTGCCTTACGGCCCCATCAGCCTGGAACCTTCCGCCTGCGTTTTCCACTACGCCCAGGAAGTCTTTGAAGGCACCAAAGCTTACAAGACGCCGGACGGCCACGTTCAGCTGTTCCGCCCCCAGGAAAACTTCGCCCGCCTGAACCGCTCCGCCAAGCGGATGTGCATTCCGCCCATCGACGAAGATTTCGCCCTGGAAGCTCTGAAAAAGCTCGTTGAAATCGAAAAAGACTGGATTCCGACCGCACCGGGCACTTCTCTCTACATTCGTCCGTTTATCATCGCCACTGAAAACTACATCGGCGTTCACGTCTCCAACACCTATAAATTCTTCATCATTCTCTGCCCGGTGGGCTCTTACTACGAAGACGGCCTGAAACCGGCTGTGATGCACATCGAACAGGTTTACGCCAGAACTGTCGTCGGCGGGACAGGCGAAGCCAAATGCGGCGGCAACTATGCCGGTTCTCTGGCGGCAACCCAGAAAGCCAACGAAGAAGGCTACGAAGAAACCCTGTGGCTCGATGGCGCGACCCGCAAGAACATTGAAGAAGTGGGCTCCTGCAACGTCATGTTCAAGATCGACGGCAAATTTGTCACGCCGAAACTGACCGGGACCATTCTGCCGGGGATCACGCGGAAATCCATCATCCAGCTGCTGAAGAGCTGGGGCGAAACCGTCGAAGAACGGATCCTGCCGATTCAGGAACTCCTCGACGACTACCATGCCGGAAAAGTCGAAGAAGTGTTCGGCATGGGCACCGCAGCCGTTGTGGCGCCGATCGGCAAACTGAACTACGCCGGCGAAGACATGGTCTTCAACAACGACGAAATCGGTCCTTACGCGCAGAAGATCTACGACACCCTGGTCGGCATCCAGCACGGCACCGTGGAAGATCCGTTCAACTGGGTCGTCAAGGTCTGCTAG